The sequence below is a genomic window from Glandiceps talaboti chromosome 14, keGlaTala1.1, whole genome shotgun sequence.
GAGTCTTTTAAACGCGGTTTGAAAACctatctttttaatatgtattatcagTGATTCGTTTTTTGCTttgctgtacatttatttcaccgCAGGACTGTGTGTTCTTTACCCTACCACttgcaatgtgtatttttaaattttgcatattcttTTTAGAGTTTCTGTACATCGCActgtgacgtatgtgtagtgcgttttctaagaaattaaaataataataataataataataatgacgtCACGTGATTATTGACCAATGCTTCTGAATTGAGGACCTGATCGTATGCGCATGACAACtgctccccctcccccaccttTAAATTTCGGCTCATTGTAGACTTATCCTTTCGGACATAATTTACCTCCCACCACTTCCTGTGTAGATCCCTAGTCTCTATATGCATTAGCTGGTACCCATCAATATCTACATGATATTCCCCCGGTCCATGAATATTCTGCCACTACTGATTTCAAGGCATTTTCCCTAAATGATTTTCTATGTTCTTCTATCTTAGTTTTTAGTTGTCTCCTACTTTCTCCAATGTTGGAAACTTTTGCAGGAGTTATACTTAATCCTGTAGATGGCCCCAACACATTTGTTCCGAAGGTGTCTTGTCTTTTGGAGCTACTACCAAGTTCCTGATTGTGCAGCCAGGCTTTGACACTAACTGATTTTTGAGATTTCGTTAATATATGGATATCCTGGCTAGTGTTTCACTAAGACTGAGCATATGGGAGCACAGCCAAGTCAGAAGATATATGTCAgaatgtaataaatgaaatgtcTGGAATTGTACAATTGATTGTTATTTTTTGCAAGTACGACCAACTTTTGAAATTAATGATTTCTAACGTCATCTAAGAAATGGGAGGCTGCTCTTGGTGGCGGTTTGCTACCGGGTAGTGATACAAGGTCACATACAGTGGCACATAATTGTCTAAATTCGTTTGGCATTGCTTAATCTAAACTACTACAGTTATTGTATTTAATAAACTGTTCATCGTTTCATATCTTATCGAAAAACACACAGAAAACCATCAGAATAAACTGTTCATCTGAATACCTAGATCCGGGTAAATATTAAAGTGTTTCCGTTGTGTCGAACAACTTTTCTTTTCGATTTCTGTCATAACTCATCAAAtataaaattaacataattattccAAATTACGTCATGGTACCCGGCTTCCACCTCCTTGTTGTAGCTTAACCACATGTTAAAACATTATCACATTTTTTCTTGCCAATTTCAGAACCATTTTGGTAGGACACATTTGACGAGATTGTTGCAATGGACGACAAAGATTTCATTTTACTGTATCACCCAAGAGAGAAAATAAAGAAGCTGAAAATACGCCCCGATGATTTGATCTCAATTACTTATCCTAAATCTGGTAAGAATTAAATATCACAATATAATTCACTTGTcatcttttatttatatttctttgttttgagattattttttttcacctttatTTATTAGCGCCCAAACAGCACTACAGAAATAATTAATGACCTCAATAGATGTATCGAAACTTCCATATGTCTGCCGTCGCACAGCTTTGTTTTCGACTTTTGCAGATCGTTTGCGTATGACTTACGCATCGTTTGATCAAATCTGCGTGAAATTAATTTTCATCGCGTATAATACGCAGGATTTTGCGTTACCGCGAACATTCTGCCCATATTTGTCATGCCTTCGTCTAGTGTTAAAACTATTTGCAATTAAGGCAATACCGTATTTGCCATTCCTTCTTAAAGAACTGATGAATTATGAAATCTAACTCAGGTTACCAGGCCATCCACTTTTGATAGTGTCATTGTATCTTGCACTTTCTGGAAAATAGGATCGGAATAGCCTTAAATGTAGATATAGGAGATGTTTTTTACAGAAGGGAATAAGCGCtcaggaatcatgaatattaattgttcAATCGTGAATATATTGTTTCTTGTGACTCCAATGATAATAACGATATCCTATAATGGAACAAGATCAACTTAATTTTTCTGTAAAATCGCAGGTAATTGTAGGTGGTGTAAAATCCCCAGATCCTATAGTTCTTAAAAATGTCTATTCGTATTGTAGTGTTTTGCTTTTATAAAGTGTAAATAGAAATGATTTGTGACTTAACATTCATGAAAATATATGGTACAGATAAAAGTGATGTTGAGGGATTTCAACACGTAATAAGTGTTACATTACCTGTAGACTTTAATTTCGCGAGATTCACTATTACATGATGGATTATTTCCATATGGCATGTACTGTGAGTTATtgcattttgcaattttacgTGGGATATTTGCAATTCTGTCAGTCAAATATTTATAGTCAACACTGTGTTTGTTAATTTTGTTATCACATAAATAAAGACATTATTATTTGGTGCAGGAACAAATTGGCTCAAACACATTATAAGATTACTGCTAAATAATGGGACTGTGGAAGACTCCGAATCGATACCTGAGGAAACAAGAGGAGGTCATTTGGAGCTTATAGCTGCCGAGGAAGAtgatcatccatccatctttgCGTTTAAGAAAATTGGCAATCCTGATATATGTGTTAATATGGAAACTATGAAGTCACCTCGATACTTTGTAACACATATGAAAATTGATTGGTTACCTGATAATCTTCCTAAGTCAAAGGTCAGATTTCATGATTTCCTTTATTATCTGAATGAAAATTGAAACTTGATCATTATTAAGCAATACATATCATTTGTTAACTTAAATGTTTTAATCTGTTTAAACTCCATTTACATAAACAAACGACTTTTCGTCTTCTCTTTTCCAGATTATATATCTCGCAAGAAACCCAAAAGATGTATGTGTGTCAATATTTTTCCTTATTCGATGTTTGGCAGCAGATCACACAGTTGAGAAAGATCGTGAATTATTTGGTCAAACAGTTGATGGTTTTGTAAATGGTACACTACCAAGTATGTGAACGATTCAAACAAGCATATTTTACTCATTGCATGATCTTTGATTCGATTACTTAGActgaatgacagacagacaaacaaacaaacagacaaagtatgtgtacatacatacatacatacatacatacatacatacatacatacatacatacatacatacatacatacatgcatgcatgcatgcatgcatgcatgcacgcacgcacacacacacacacatatacatacatacatacatacatacatacatacatacatacatacatacatacatacatacatacatacatacatacatacatacatagaaatgcataaggaataCAATCCGAATTAATAGATGCAATCTGAcgtttcaaataaaaatccttTATCAAGGAATTCAAGGCACGACATAGTAGGTAAAGACCTGATTATATCTGAATGATATGAAATAGAACGTCAACCACACGAGATTAATGGTTATACACGTAAAAAGATCTAAAATTCACATGCACCATAAAGAACCCTATAGAACACACCAGAATTATAGAATAAGTGTATATAGACAGGGAATggtgtaaataatctattacTTCTAAGGAGATTCAGAGAGACGGAAAATAATTAcctcctccttcaacctcaatcgaTTCTCATCCCCAGAAACcttacacaaacacatttattgGAAATCAACAGCTCCATTTCCTATTTCGCACTTTCTTGTCTTGCAGTGGAGTATGGAGGATGGCATGAACATGTAATATCATGGTGGCAGAGAAGAAATGAAGAGAATATTctctttttgaaatatgaagatATGCAACGGGTAAGAATATTGTCAAATTGTGACCTCATTCCGTatattgcacacacacacacacgcacatatacacacagacagaaggATAtacagatgtatatatatatatatatatatatatatatatatatatatatatatatatatatatatgaagtcagtggtaagatttgtccgtagtacagtgctcgatacgtctgcacgcagagcggagtatatgttgagtctaccctcaacatatatatatatatatatatatatatatatatatatatatatatatatatatatatatatatatatatatacagacttATTAGAGAGGAGTAGATTCTGTGTGACACAATGCATGTCAGTGAAGAAACGAAGACATCTTACATCTCAACATGAATTAACAAAATAAGAAGTAAAGAAAGATATATACTTCAAATAACAATACCACCCAAATGATATATCCCTTTATTATAATAAGATACATTTAAGATATGACGTATATAAGTATGTAGTCTGTGTTAAACGTGTTGGAAAGTACGTAGATGTAACgttattatcaatattgttgTAGCAGTCTGGTTGGTGCGGTAAGTGTTGATGAAAAGAGATGCTGATTATTCCTTTAAATGAAAGatactacattttatttattttagaacaGATATACCtgaacattgtatctagatttATTAGTAGTGTTGTGGCCATTAAACGTGtctgaattttgtttatttaatgaATACATCTGAACTAAATGTTGCtagttataatattattttgtcatcattCCAGGATTTAAGAACTTCAGTTCAGACGATTGCTGAGTTTATTGGTAAAAGTCCATCACCTGAATTGATTGATAAGATCGTTCATCTCGCTACGTTTGAGACAATGAAAAAGAAACCTCCACCAGAGCATGAGTTTTTGGGAAAAGCCATGGAACTTCATTTCGAGCCTGGGGAGTCAGTTTTGATCAGAAAAGGTAAATACATGGTTTATGTGTTTCAATTGGTCGAATTCACAACAAAACTATGGAAGGAAAATATGTACGCCAGTAATTTTACAAACATTGGAAATCGATAGCAAAGTGCTCTATTGCAAAACGAAAGCATCGCTGTGAGGAAGTTCCTAGAATGCAGTATACCAAGTGTTATACAATGATAATATTACGGCTGCTGGTGGTAATAAATCTAACGAGTATAAATACCAGTATTACATTTAATACTGCTATTAAATGATGTGGCAGTACAAGGTAATTAGCATACTACGCCATAAATTGGTGACGGATATAGGCTGTACCGATGACTTACTCCTATTTTATATTACACCACTTTACGTGTCTACATTATTTACGCGATTACATCGACATTACAATGATTCAGAGCAATATTGAGATATTACTCCGGCAGAATGCAATATTCATCATTACTTATCAGTTAATGGCTTGTGTTTTTTTCCAATCAAACGTCAGGATATTTCTATATAAGATGTATTGATAAATAACACATATGTGTCATTGTAATGGATccctgtatatgtatatgctgCACTCTCAACTCTAATCTCTTCTATtttattctgttctattctattctattctcttATATTCTACTCTATTCACCAGGAAAAGTTGGAGGATGGAAGGATTATTTCACTGTGGctcaaaatgaatattttgagcAGCATTACAAAAAGTGGATGGAAGGAAGTGGTCTTGACTTTGATTTTGAGTGATTCGATTGAACAGGTCTCGTTGTTTTAAAACATTCATGTATGAATATAACAGAGGAATCTAGAATAGTATTTCACCAATTAGTTTCAAATCACCGACAGAGATTTTTATCCGATAATAACGATAATATCTAAAAATCTAACTTtctaaataactaaataacGAAAGATGAAGACAGGCCCTTTTTATCGGATAGAATCGATAACATTGTCTAAAAATCGGACATTTTGATTACCTTAGACAAAGATACTGATGGAGGGCTTTCCCGTAACATAAACTGAAAGTCCAAcattttgaataatattttgacTGACTACTCAACTTCCCCGACCGACGAATTGAAGAGTTCTTATTCGATAATATCGTTTAGAAATCTAACCATTTGAATGACTTATATATACTACCCAGAAGACATAGGGTCTTTCCAGACAAGGTTTTATGTAACTATCATAGATATTAAACATTTAGAAGCCATAATGATATGTTGTGCAATGTCGCGCTTTCATGAGTTCAGCATTCCCGAGAATGTCTTTACCTCATAGATTGCGATATAGAGAATACGTATTCAGTGAGTAATCAAAACGCTGTGTCGTCGTGccgtgtgtgtatatgtatgtatgtatgtatgtacatgtatgtatgtatgtatgtatacatgtatgtatgtatgtatgtatgtatgtatgtatgtatgtatgtatgtatgtatgtatgtatgcatgtgcgtgtgtatgtatgtatgtatgtatgtatgtatgtatgtatgtatgtacatcaacatctcctgacgagtgatttactcacgaaacaggcttgtagagacgaaaaacccgacttgattttcttctaccctcaacatatactccgctctgcttgcagacgtatcgagcactgtactacggacaaatcttaccactgacttcctatgtatgtatgtatgtatgtatgtatgtatgtatttatgtatgtaatgcATTCAATATCTATTAAGATCATGTTCGAAAAGAGTAAAGCCGTCTGGTAAATGTAGCCTAAACGGTCGTAAAACATCACTTATAGTGACACCAAGGGACCGATTTAAAAgatcaaaatatggaaataaaaGGGGCTAacattattttctgaagtcgTTACTAACGGGCGCTACACTAGTGGAAATATTTTCTTGATTTCCTTGGGATTGTAAGACAGTCGTTGGTGGCGATGTTCtaagaagaaaaataaaacatcgTGACAGGCAATCCATTAAAACACTTAGTCATGGACATCATGACAACGAAGTTAACCAAATTTCGgaaatgtattgtatacattgatataatttagtttttatacCTATATTTAATTCAGTACGAGTTCTGGAATATTCAAAGCATTCTCcgttacatacacatataaatatgaatgCCAGTATGgtatacttatatataatgctccgagtatgattccgcggagtaatacaaattcgagccggtaggcgagaatttgaaGTTCGGTAATCATACGAGGaacattatgacgtaaaactaacattgatttgatggaattatatatttatcacataactaagtatttccctgtatttttctaaaattttaaatcgtattttacgaatactgtatcatttcatcgcactatattcttcatcgcgtattaaaaatGGTGCccgacggctatgcaaattgcataatcgcgtgacctgtcgcgaggtcaagcttaccatacATGGTATCGGTCGCGGTCGTAGTGTTCTGTGGTTTCTCAagcaaaattatcggttataaccttgcaatgttcatgtaatatcgaatttagtttaaaatgtaagtagaatttgtctgaATAAGACTTTTGTgtcgtcattttaatcatattttctcgggttgtgtaagttcggagatctgagctcgacggaaaatcggaagtaaggTTGCCGGCTGCTcgtgctacatcgataatctacgtgatttttaaatagcataacatgtatcaaataaaaataaaagtacctctacatatcaaactcatgccatccaaggataCATGTAACCTAATGtttgcatttacgttttgaaagcacgtaattattacgataaattTGATCGTAGCGTAGGATTGGCACGAACATTCGAACAGTACGGAGAatatagttcggtagaacaggggtgatatgctctgaaatcaccccctgtttgacgtcatacagtagaagatatgcacgtatttatgtgataatatttcatatcaaaatatggaCGTGTGGAAACGATATTCTTAGTTGTTGAAACAATATTCTCATTTTGGAATACTAAGATTGGAATTCCTAAGTATTCACGTTATCATATTTGGTATGCTCAAAATATCCTCTGTCATTTTCGGATGCAAATATCGGTGTTAGTATTGCCTATgatattcatatcaaaatattatgcATATTCTGGTATGTCAACCATATTCATATCAACATactaattattacgataaattTGATCGTAGCGTAGGATTGGCACGAACATTCGAACAGTACGGagaaaatagttcggtagaacaggggtgatatgctctgaaatcaccccctgtttgacgtcatacagtagaagatatgcacgtatatttatgtgataatatttcatatcaaaatatggaCGTGTGGAAACGATATTCTTAGTTGTTGAAACAATATTCTCATTTTGGAATACTAAGATTGGAATTCACGTTATTATATTTGGTATGCTCAAAATATCCTCTGTCATTTTCGGATGCAAATATCGGTGTTAGTATTGCCTATgatattcatatcaaaatattatgcATATTCTGGTATGTCAACCATATTCATATCAACATACTACATATGTCGTCATATTCCAAGCAATTCTTATCTGAATACTATTAAATGAGAATTTGTCAGAATATTGTCAGCATAATGGCGTATGGGTTAGGTATGCCCATCAACATATGTTAGAATATGATGGATTTGGTGTAGTGACAGGCTTCGCTGACTACGTGAATTATCTTCGCCCCAACAGCATTCAATATATATGTCGATCAGCTCCTTTTGCTTTCGAACATCAGCTTCCTTCGTCCTAAATTCAGTAACAGGAAAAATATTCAATCTGTTCATCAACGATAAACGGGCTGGATCCATAACATTTAGACGAGTATGCACAGTTAGATGCAACTCAGTTTCCACCATTCAACAACAAAGCGCATCACATGATGACCATCCAAAAGTACAAACCAAGACGAGCGTTGGTGGCGTCATACTAGCAAACTgctacatatgtatgtatgtatgccatgtctatgtatgtatgtatgtatgtatgtatgtatgtatgtatgtatgtatgccatgtctatgtatgtatgtatgtatgtatgtatgtatgtatgtatgtatgcatgtatgtatgtatgtatgtatgtatgtatgtatgtatgtatgtatggatggattgattggtGGATGGATACCTGCCTGGGTATTTGTGTATGCAATTGTCAAACCGAGACCAAATGATTTTTTTCCCTAAAATTAAACCcatttgaatatatatgtgATGGGAAATACATGTGAATGGTCTGTGTCTCGGCATTCCAACATTAC
It includes:
- the LOC144445598 gene encoding sulfotransferase 1E1-like — translated: MDDKDFILLYHPREKIKKLKIRPDDLISITYPKSGTNWLKHIIRLLLNNGTVEDSESIPEETRGGHLELIAAEEDDHPSIFAFKKIGNPDICVNMETMKSPRYFVTHMKIDWLPDNLPKSKIIYLARNPKDVCVSIFFLIRCLAADHTVEKDRELFGQTVDGFVNGTLPMEYGGWHEHVISWWQRRNEENILFLKYEDMQRDLRTSVQTIAEFIGKSPSPELIDKIVHLATFETMKKKPPPEHEFLGKAMELHFEPGESVLIRKGKVGGWKDYFTVAQNEYFEQHYKKWMEGSGLDFDFE